A window from Pseudomonas sp. Tri1 encodes these proteins:
- a CDS encoding sugar phosphate isomerase/epimerase, whose translation MKIALDPYMHRHLSLPDLCRKTAELGYEYLELSPREDFLPWWVRPRAHKERIVQFKKALRDHNLQLASLLPMYRWASPHEDERRAAVNYWKEAIQIAVEMGCTTMNSEFGRGPSPDRGHKVSCCGGLHSHESSEAAWWRSMEELVPILESEGVTLNVEPHPEDWCETLHPALDMLKTIGSDNVRFLYCTPHTFYFGDDMKAMIAEAGSMIAHVHIADTYNHKASSGLRYIVNPPGAKVTVHQHMDMHQGEIDWDLFFSELAKTGFDGIVTACVFGWEERADESGRFMRKEIQAYVDKYFR comes from the coding sequence ATGAAAATCGCCCTCGACCCGTACATGCACCGCCACCTGAGCCTGCCGGATCTGTGCCGCAAGACCGCCGAGCTTGGCTACGAGTACCTGGAGCTGTCGCCACGGGAAGACTTCCTGCCTTGGTGGGTGCGCCCCCGCGCCCACAAGGAACGCATCGTCCAATTCAAGAAAGCCCTGCGCGACCATAATCTGCAACTGGCCTCTCTGCTGCCAATGTACCGCTGGGCCAGCCCCCATGAAGACGAACGCCGGGCGGCGGTGAATTACTGGAAAGAAGCCATCCAGATCGCCGTGGAGATGGGCTGCACAACCATGAATTCGGAGTTCGGTCGCGGGCCTTCACCGGATCGCGGGCACAAAGTCAGCTGCTGCGGGGGGCTACACAGCCATGAGTCCAGCGAAGCGGCCTGGTGGCGCTCGATGGAGGAACTGGTGCCGATCCTGGAAAGCGAGGGCGTCACGCTGAACGTCGAACCGCACCCGGAAGACTGGTGCGAAACCCTGCACCCGGCCCTGGACATGCTCAAGACCATCGGTTCGGACAACGTCAGGTTTCTTTACTGCACGCCGCACACCTTCTATTTCGGCGATGACATGAAGGCCATGATCGCCGAGGCGGGGTCGATGATCGCCCATGTCCACATCGCCGATACCTACAACCACAAGGCCTCCTCCGGCCTGCGCTACATCGTCAACCCACCAGGTGCCAAAGTCACCGTCCACCAGCACATGGACATGCACCAGGGCGAGATCGACTGGGACCTGTTCTTCAGCGAACTGGCCAAGACTGGCTTTGACGGCATCGTCACCGCCTGCGTGTTCGGCTGGGAAGAACGGGCGGATGAATCCGGGCGCTTCATGCGCAAGGAAATCCAGGCCTACGTCGATAAGTACTTCAGGTAG
- a CDS encoding metallophosphoesterase family protein, producing the protein MKVGVISDTHGLLRPQALAALEECDRIIHAGDIGSHGILDQLASIAPLHVVRGNNDLGADWAGQLADRLQFELCGWLVLLVHDIADVPAVLEPGVKLVITGHSHKPGIEWRGERVYLNPGSAGRRRFKLPVTLALLEVSASAIEPRIVQLLE; encoded by the coding sequence ATGAAGGTTGGCGTCATTTCCGATACCCACGGTCTGCTCCGTCCGCAAGCGCTGGCAGCGTTGGAGGAATGTGATCGGATCATCCATGCCGGTGACATCGGCAGCCACGGGATCCTGGATCAACTGGCATCCATCGCACCATTGCATGTGGTGCGTGGCAATAACGACTTGGGGGCCGATTGGGCTGGGCAACTTGCCGACCGCCTGCAATTCGAGCTCTGCGGGTGGCTGGTTTTGCTGGTGCATGACATCGCTGATGTGCCGGCGGTGCTCGAACCGGGAGTGAAACTGGTGATCACCGGCCACTCCCACAAGCCAGGCATCGAGTGGCGCGGCGAACGTGTGTACCTCAACCCCGGCAGCGCCGGCCGGCGGCGGTTCAAGCTACCGGTGACGCTGGCCTTGCTCGAGGTGAGCGCAAGCGCGATAGAGCCGCGGATCGTTCAATTACTGGAGTGA